Genomic segment of Trueperaceae bacterium:
TGGACGGTCACGACCGTCTTCCCGCACGCCTCGGCCACGGACGCGACGGCCGCCAGCGCCTCGGGCGAGCTGCGCACGCCGCGCACCAGCTCCACCAGGCGCATGCGCTCCGGCGGGTTGAACCAGTGCATGCCCACGACCCGCTCCGGGCGCGAGGTGGCCGCGGCGATCGCCGTCACGGACAGCTCGCTGGTGTTCGTCGCCAGCCAGGCGCCGGCCGGAGCCGCGGCGTCGACGCGGGCGAAGAGCTCGCGCTTGAGGTCGAGCACCTCGGGGACGGCCTCGACGACGAGGTCCGCCCGCCCCACCGCCGCCGGCAGGTCGACGTGCGTGGTCAGCGCCTCGGCCCTCTCCGCCGCGTGCTTGGCGGCGCGGGCGCGGGCCCGCTCCAGCGCCTCTCGTGACGTGTCGTAGACGTCA
This window contains:
- a CDS encoding 3-hydroxyacyl-CoA dehydrogenase family protein, producing MSETSALPLRRVAVIGAGLMGGGIAAVLVRAGFAVDVYDTSREALERARARAAKHAAERAEALTTHVDLPAAVGRADLVVEAVPEVLDLKRELFARVDAAAPAGAWLATNTSELSVTAIAAATSRPERVVGMHWFNPPERMRLVELVRGVRSSPEALAAVASVAEACGKTVVTVQDRQGFVTTRVVAAVLLEGARLLEEGVASRDDIDTAVKLGLNHPMGPLELADYIGLDTVLLIADSLAEAYGDRFRAPQTLRKLVEAGRLGRKAGGGYYDEG